One genomic region from Geotrypetes seraphini chromosome 13, aGeoSer1.1, whole genome shotgun sequence encodes:
- the SAMD14 gene encoding sterile alpha motif domain-containing protein 14: KLYLVSLFYIRHIYFFPSPPFYLYQFLLSILTVLHLLNFLLICFIVFTFPFSPSLSVSIIFHLFAPCSLSLPDFNDVIPETERLDSSLQKARAQLSVKGRRQRPSRSRLRDSVGSTDGDSSLDGKTTSSSSSSSPFIRSPAFSFDPSVVRRTLEEDETPSSPLIRYQPLTNTSSQEALSSIPTSSPPKHCHSSDSSPIYTRRDRRADRHSEDDSRDMSPPDPSSPTMGLDKKTRRKFLDLGVTLRRVSSSRIRKEKGSHRLSMGSRESVEGSSRSCVSPFMPFSWFTDSGKGSGSSGSTVSPTCSPKSEGFSPKKSASQESTLSYDSTPPSGSPKHTSHAATETCSHPYHTLSQSSDEFLDEPVSLATSWTSQQVGQWLEGLNLEPYVAEFAARDVDGQQLFHLDGAKLKGLGVTNSHDRALIKRKVKELSAAVEKERKAHEKAEKQKEKQKRKEQEQRKS; this comes from the exons AAATTGTATCTTGTTTCCCTTTTCTATATTCGCCACATTTACTTCTTTCCATCTCCTCCCTTTTACCTCTATCAATTTCTCCTTTCAATCCTGACTGTCCTTCACTTACTCAACTTTCTTCTTATTTGCTTCATTGTCTTcacctttcctttttctccctccctgtctGTCTCTATTATCTTCCACCTTTTTGCCCCTTGTTCTCTTTCACTCCCAGATTTTAATGATGTGATTCCAGAGACCGAGAGGCTGGACAGCAGTTTGCAGAAGGCCAGGGCCCAGCTGTCAGTGAAAGGCAGGCGGCAGCGCCCTTCAAGATCTCGTCTGAGGGACAGCGTTGGCTCCACAGATGGTGATAGCAGCTTGGATGGAAAG accacctcttcctcttcatCATCTTCTCCCTTCATCCGCTCCCCGGCATTCTCTTTTGACCCTTCTGTGGTCAGGCGGACTTTGGAGGAAGACGAGACCCCATCATCACCGCTGATCCGCTACCAGCCCCTCACCAACACGTCCTCACAGGAGGCCTTGAGCTCCATCCCGACCAGTTCACCTCCGAAGcactgccatagctctgacaGTTCTCCCATCTATACCCGCAGGGACCGCCGGGCGGACCGGCACAGTGAAG ATGACAGCAgggacatgagtccaccagacccTAGCAGTCCAACCATGGGCCTCGACAAAAAAACTCGAAGAAAGTTCTTGGACCTAGG GGTGACATTGAGAAGAGTTTCTTCCAGCCGAATCAGGAAAGAAAAAGGGAGCCACAGACTGTCCATGGGCAGCAG GGAGTCAGTGGAAGGCTCCAGTCGATCGTGTGTGTCTCCATTTATGCCTTTCTCCTGGTTTACAGACAGTGGTAAGGGCTCCGGTTCATCTGGTAGCACCGTCTCTCCGACATGCTCTCCAAAATCTGAAGGCTTTAGTCCTAAAAAATCAGCTTCTCAG GAGTCCACCCTGAGTTATGACTCCACCCCACCCAGCGGAAGCCCAAAACATACAAGCCATGCAGCCACAGAAACATGCTCCCACCCCTACCATACCTTGTCCCAGTCCTCTGATGAG TTCTTGGATGAGCCGGTTTCCTTGGCAACCAGCTGGACAAGCCAACAAGTAGGCCAGTGGCTAGAGGGCTTGAATCTGGAGCCATATGTGGCGGAGTTTGCAGCCCGCGATGTGGATGGGCAGCAGCTATTTCACCTAGATGGAGCCAAACTTAAG GGCCTCGGGGTCACCAATTCTCACGACCGAGCTCTGATCAAGCGAAAAGTGAAAGAGCTGAGTGCGGcagtggagaaagaaagaaaagctcaTGAAAAGGCGGAGAAACAGAAGGAAAAGCAGAAGCGGAAGGAGCAGGAACAGAGGAAGAGCTAG